In Gopherus evgoodei ecotype Sinaloan lineage chromosome 10, rGopEvg1_v1.p, whole genome shotgun sequence, a single window of DNA contains:
- the CHRNB4 gene encoding neuronal acetylcholine receptor subunit beta-4 has translation MRNTHRFFLFVVVSFSFNGSNAADAEEKLMNHLLSPARYNKLIRPAVNSSQLVSIELQVSLAQLISVNEREQIMTTNVWLNQEWTDYRLAWQPSDYDGINKLRIPSKHIWLPDIVLYNNADGTYEVSLYTNAIVNNNGSIFWLPPAIYKSACKIEVKHFPFDQQNCTLKFRSWTYDHTEIDMVLKTSMARMDDFTPSGEWDIVALPGRRTVNPLDPKYVDVTYDFIIKRKPLFYTINLIIPCVLITSLAILVFYLPSDCGEKMTLCISVLLALTVFLLLISKIVPPTSLDVPLIGKYLMFTMVLVTFSIVTSVCVLNVHHRSPSTHTMPPWVKVVFLQKLPTFLFMKRPENNSARQRLSKRRKNKSDHLCTDPADLYKNSTYFVNTASARKYDLKVTENLDNISGHQDFRLRSSTKFSPEIQETIDGVSFIADHMKNEDNDQSVIEDWKYVAMVVDRLFLWIFIFVCVLGTVGLFLQPLFQNHSAAASP, from the exons ATGAGGAATACACACAGGTTCTTTCTCTTTGTagtggtttctttttcttttaacg GAAGCAACGCGGCAGATGCTGAGGAGAAGCTAATGAACCACCTACTGAGCCCTGCCAGGTATAATAAGTTAATTCGCCCTGCTGTCAACTCCTCGCAGTTGGTATCCATAGAGCTGCAGGTTTCCCTGGCACAGCTAATCAGTGTG aaTGAACGTGAACAGATCATGACCACAAATGTCTGGCTAAACCAG GAATGGACTGACTATCGTTTGGCTTGGCAGCCCTCTGACTATGACGGCATAAATAAGCTGAGAATCCCCTCTAAGCACATCTGGCTGCCAGACATTGTGCTTTACAATAA CGCGGATGGTACATATGAAGTTTCCCTGTATACAAATGCGATTGTAAATAACAATGGAAGCATTTTCTGGTTGCCTCCAGCCATCTACAAGAGTGCCTGCAAGATTGAGGTGAAGCATTTCCCATTTGATCAACAAAACTGCACACTGAAGTTCCGCTCTTGGACATATGATCACACGGAAATTGATATGGTACTTAAAACTTCCATGGCAAGGATGGATGACTTTACACCAAGTGGAGAATGGGATATTGTAGCacttccaggaagaaggactgtaAACCCCTTAGACCCAAAGTATGTTGATGTGACATATGACTTTATTATTAAAAGGAAACCTCTTTTTTATACCATCAATCTTATAATTCCCTGTGTGCTTATTACATCATTGGCTATCCTGGTGTTCTACTTGCCTTCAGACTGTGGGGAAAAGATGACCTTATGCATATCTGTACTGCTTGCCTTGACTGTGTTCTTATTGCTGATCTCCAAAATTGTCCCTCCAACATCACTGGATGTCCCATTGATTGGGAAGTATCTGATGTTTACAATGGTATTAGTAACATTCTCAATAGTTACCAGTGTCTGTGTACTGAATGTCCATCACAGATCTCCCAGCACCCACACTATGCCCCCATGGGTAAAGGTGGTTTTCCTTCAGAAACTTCCAACTTTTCTGTTCATGAAACGCCCAGAGAATAACTCTGCAAGGCAAAGGTTAAGCAAGCgcagaaaaaataaatctgatcaTCTATGCACTGATCCAGCCGACCTGTACAAAAACTCCACCTACTTTGTGAACACAGCCTCTGCCAGAAAATACGATTTGAAAGTTACTGAGAATCTGGATAACATCAGTGGCCATCAAGATTTTAGGTTAAGATCTTCAACGAAGTTTTCTCCAGAAATCCAAGAAACAATTGATGGAGTCAGTTTTATAGCAGACCACATGAAAAATGAGGACAACGACCAGAGT gtcattgaagATTGGAAGTATGTTGCCATGGTAGTGGACAGACTGTTTCTCTGGATATTCATCTTTGTTTGTGTCCTTGGGACTGTTGGGCTATTTCTCCAGCCACTTTTTCAAAACCACTCTGCTGCTGCGAGCCCTTAA